In one window of Leptospira sp. WS92.C1 DNA:
- a CDS encoding SpoIIE family protein phosphatase, whose protein sequence is MNYYLFFPMAGLFANTIFIAFVYARRTGNPIIRSYLLYSLALNAWLLTYIFSWSDPPESWMALSFKILAFTWLPVGALYLEFVYAFLNRSPGLFLWFFRIGIPISYLVTITTDLIVKGSIRYYWGYENEPGPLYLIVVIALVALPGFIGIGILAKSFLFSHKNQRRQIGLAILGSTVAMGLSFYSEIIQVDDQGRILSVPLTPIAVVIQSFLIFIAITRYGFLRINIEGLAVELFKDIHDGMILAKQDRSLFFMNDSAIRILGISNSIPVYFYPSDYLKGYQENPNHLSKEYQPILNPDCKGVELTRSNIELTGNENGYLFILRDITEKIESREKIETIYSAISKDLEIAKITQTSAISTKFPESNKYQFHSHFQPFELVGGDFLRALERADGKLDIFFADVSGHGVSSAMVAGMLSISFQLVAESKLQPKDALEKIQNLLLGAVLDHHVSAVYLSFDPNTKLLEYSYAGHHPILVFRDGEIISLDGTGRILLITPETDLTNYTFQLKKGDILFLHSDCLFEVRNSEGDIFGYETFIERMEEITVQTPSNILKTSIEQALTFGMGKLTDDLAVLILEVF, encoded by the coding sequence ATGAATTATTATCTCTTTTTTCCCATGGCCGGACTTTTTGCGAATACGATCTTTATTGCATTCGTCTATGCAAGAAGAACCGGTAATCCGATCATACGTTCTTATCTTCTCTACTCTCTTGCGCTGAACGCTTGGCTTCTTACTTATATATTCAGTTGGTCCGATCCTCCGGAGTCCTGGATGGCTCTGAGTTTCAAAATCCTTGCCTTTACTTGGCTGCCTGTGGGAGCTCTTTATTTAGAATTTGTTTATGCGTTTTTAAATCGATCTCCGGGACTTTTTCTTTGGTTTTTTAGAATCGGAATTCCCATCTCGTATCTCGTAACAATCACGACGGATTTGATAGTCAAGGGAAGCATTCGATACTACTGGGGATATGAAAACGAACCGGGGCCTCTCTATCTCATCGTAGTGATCGCCCTTGTCGCGCTTCCCGGATTTATCGGCATCGGCATTCTTGCAAAATCGTTCCTATTCTCGCATAAAAATCAGAGACGACAGATCGGGCTGGCCATTCTCGGCTCCACTGTCGCAATGGGATTGAGTTTTTATTCCGAAATTATCCAAGTGGACGATCAAGGTAGAATTTTATCCGTGCCTCTCACGCCGATTGCGGTTGTAATCCAATCCTTTCTGATTTTTATAGCGATTACGAGATACGGGTTTTTAAGAATCAACATCGAAGGTCTTGCCGTCGAACTTTTTAAGGACATACACGACGGAATGATCTTGGCAAAACAAGACCGTTCGCTTTTTTTTATGAACGATTCTGCGATTCGTATATTAGGAATTTCGAATTCTATTCCCGTTTATTTTTATCCTTCCGATTATCTAAAAGGTTATCAGGAAAATCCGAACCATCTTTCCAAAGAGTATCAGCCCATACTCAATCCCGACTGTAAAGGCGTGGAATTAACAAGATCAAATATCGAATTGACCGGTAATGAAAACGGTTACTTGTTTATCCTGAGAGATATCACCGAAAAAATAGAATCGAGAGAAAAGATCGAAACCATCTATTCGGCGATCAGCAAGGATTTGGAAATCGCAAAGATCACGCAAACATCAGCGATTTCCACAAAATTTCCCGAAAGCAACAAATATCAATTCCATTCCCACTTTCAACCTTTCGAATTAGTAGGCGGCGATTTTTTAAGGGCCTTAGAACGAGCGGATGGAAAACTGGATATCTTTTTCGCGGATGTTTCCGGTCACGGGGTTTCTTCCGCGATGGTCGCGGGAATGTTATCCATATCCTTTCAGCTGGTCGCGGAATCAAAACTCCAACCCAAGGATGCTCTGGAAAAAATACAAAATCTGCTTTTGGGAGCGGTGCTCGACCATCACGTGTCAGCTGTTTATCTTTCCTTTGATCCAAACACAAAGTTATTAGAATATTCTTATGCAGGACATCATCCGATTCTTGTTTTTAGGGATGGAGAAATTATTTCCTTAGACGGTACAGGTAGGATTCTATTAATCACCCCCGAAACGGATCTGACCAACTATACGTTTCAACTCAAAAAAGGAGACATCCTGTTTTTACATTCGGATTGTCTTTTTGAAGTAAGAAATTCCGAAGGAGATATTTTCGGTTACGAAACTTTTATAGAGAGAATGGAAGAGATAACCGTTCAGACCCCTTCCAATATTCTCAAAACCTCGATCGAGCAGGCCTTGACGTTCGGCATGGGCAAACTAACCGATGACTTGGCCGTGTTGATTTTGGAGGTTTTCTAA
- a CDS encoding globin — protein MKITKSQVKGISESFDIINLEKVKFAELFFSYLKHNNPKYETIFQVLKLDDVRAFMNAVRDIVLSTSQEFYFDRAIQSFGMHCLKICGIPEEISVFEKAWLEALDKWLGPWYSAEIEDSWREIFNLTYAQFAKSLQQG, from the coding sequence ATGAAAATCACAAAAAGTCAAGTAAAAGGTATCAGCGAGTCTTTTGATATCATCAATTTAGAAAAAGTGAAGTTTGCGGAATTATTTTTTAGCTATTTAAAACACAACAATCCGAAATACGAAACTATTTTTCAGGTTCTAAAACTAGACGACGTAAGAGCGTTTATGAATGCGGTCCGGGATATCGTGCTTTCGACCTCTCAGGAATTTTATTTTGACAGAGCGATTCAGAGTTTTGGAATGCATTGTCTCAAAATCTGCGGAATCCCCGAAGAGATTTCCGTATTTGAAAAAGCCTGGCTTGAGGCTTTGGACAAATGGTTGGGTCCTTGGTATTCCGCGGAGATAGAGGACAGTTGGCGGGAGATATTCAATCTTACGTATGCTCAGTTTGCGAAGTCCTTACAACAAGGCTGA
- a CDS encoding bifunctional riboflavin kinase/FAD synthetase — MITIQTLEQPGKSILSPCVVTLGNFDGIHLGHQALLDRVRNLSKETGLASCVVTYDPNPAIVLGKNPDMKSLMTLSDKEEWIRKQGIDYLVVLPFSKELAEMSAESFLEEILLKELKASRIVIGFNHCFGKGRRGTYELLKEHSPKLKYSVEKMDPVYLGEIKLSSSYVRGLISEGNVSEAAKCLNRSYSITGTVVSGHKRGRTIGFPTANVKTNPDILLPGIGVYAGYTTIDGIEYASMINVGRNPTFGENSLTVESNILDFQKDIYDQTIRITFTQRIRDEIKFSGIENLISQLKQDEIDSRKILNAKPSTDQIRLQ; from the coding sequence TTGATCACAATCCAGACACTTGAACAACCGGGAAAATCAATTCTTTCTCCCTGCGTAGTCACATTGGGGAATTTTGACGGAATTCACTTGGGTCACCAGGCATTACTCGACCGAGTTCGAAACCTCTCTAAGGAAACCGGGCTGGCTTCCTGCGTCGTCACCTACGACCCAAACCCCGCAATCGTTCTCGGAAAAAATCCGGACATGAAAAGCCTGATGACCCTTTCCGATAAAGAAGAATGGATCCGTAAACAGGGAATCGATTATTTGGTCGTGCTTCCCTTTAGCAAAGAATTGGCAGAGATGAGTGCGGAATCTTTTTTAGAAGAAATTCTACTCAAGGAATTAAAAGCCTCGAGAATCGTCATCGGTTTCAATCACTGCTTTGGAAAAGGAAGAAGAGGAACTTACGAACTCTTAAAAGAACATTCGCCAAAACTAAAGTATTCGGTTGAAAAAATGGATCCGGTTTATTTGGGAGAAATCAAACTCTCCAGTTCGTATGTAAGGGGTTTAATTTCTGAAGGCAATGTAAGCGAAGCCGCAAAATGTCTCAATCGTTCGTATTCGATCACCGGCACCGTGGTAAGCGGACACAAACGCGGACGAACCATCGGATTTCCGACCGCAAACGTAAAAACGAATCCAGACATTCTACTTCCCGGAATCGGAGTGTATGCCGGATACACAACGATCGACGGAATCGAATACGCTTCCATGATCAACGTCGGACGCAACCCCACCTTCGGAGAAAATTCTTTAACCGTAGAATCGAATATCTTGGATTTTCAGAAAGATATTTACGACCAAACAATACGAATCACCTTTACACAGAGAATTCGAGACGAGATCAAGTTTTCGGGAATTGAGAATCTGATTTCTCAGTTAAAACAAGACGAAATCGACAGCAGAAAAATCTTGAATGCCAAACCTTCCACCGATCAAATTCGACTACAATAA
- a CDS encoding STAS domain-containing protein has translation MEIIHRKSGETNIVSLSGSLDIYTSIDLKTFFETNINKENKNVVVNLEKLNYIDSSGIGMLIKQLNYVQDLNGSFFIANMKPAIEKVFKVAGLTSYFKTISPAEFTSNFP, from the coding sequence ATGGAAATCATTCACAGAAAATCGGGAGAAACAAATATCGTAAGTCTTTCGGGCAGTCTGGACATATACACCTCCATCGATCTCAAAACATTCTTTGAAACAAATATTAATAAAGAAAATAAGAATGTTGTGGTCAATCTTGAAAAGCTAAACTACATCGATTCTTCCGGAATCGGAATGCTGATTAAGCAACTAAACTACGTTCAAGACCTCAACGGTTCTTTTTTTATCGCAAATATGAAACCTGCAATCGAAAAAGTCTTCAAAGTAGCGGGTCTCACCTCCTATTTTAAGACAATCAGCCCGGCAGAATTCACTTCTAACTTCCCTTAA
- a CDS encoding J domain-containing protein gives MNDPGWKTNFPDHYKNLGLSPLSSVEKVKSRYRELAKIFHPDNQETGSVDLFQKFALSYQILTHPTRRKEYDLQYLSRHPEILFRFRSEKETKNEEHLSVFKTKQIPSSRILYAGQAVELAKRGLLRAGMRNRERKKYSGIFYDIRILLTPEELNFRLSAKIPLVVRVLCPDCRGSNVFCDSCGGKGTYKSFRNLNLEAEAGKLLPGKVYDLDLSGLKPDGFVHFKKNHLKVKIELLEGEKK, from the coding sequence ATGAATGATCCGGGATGGAAAACCAATTTTCCGGATCATTATAAAAATCTGGGTTTGTCTCCTCTTTCCTCCGTGGAAAAAGTAAAATCGAGATATCGGGAACTTGCAAAAATTTTTCATCCGGACAATCAAGAAACCGGGTCCGTCGATCTTTTTCAGAAATTCGCGCTTTCCTATCAGATTCTAACTCACCCTACTCGCAGAAAAGAATACGATCTTCAGTATCTTTCCAGACATCCCGAAATTCTATTTCGATTTCGATCGGAAAAAGAAACAAAAAATGAAGAGCACCTTTCCGTTTTCAAAACGAAACAAATTCCCTCTTCTCGAATTTTATATGCAGGCCAGGCTGTGGAACTTGCGAAACGCGGGCTTCTCCGCGCGGGGATGAGAAACCGAGAACGGAAAAAATATTCGGGTATCTTTTATGATATTAGAATTTTATTAACTCCTGAAGAATTGAATTTCCGTCTTTCCGCAAAAATTCCTCTTGTGGTTCGAGTGCTTTGTCCTGATTGCAGAGGGTCTAACGTGTTTTGCGATTCCTGTGGAGGAAAGGGAACTTACAAAAGTTTTCGAAATCTCAATTTGGAAGCGGAAGCCGGTAAACTGCTTCCCGGAAAAGTTTACGATCTCGATCTTTCCGGTCTCAAGCCGGACGGATTTGTACATTTTAAAAAAAATCATCTGAAAGTAAAAATTGAACTCTTGGAAGGGGAAAAAAAATAG
- a CDS encoding type I phosphomannose isomerase catalytic subunit: MQKVIRFKPIYKERIWGGRKLAYFPGRTIPEGNIGESWEISDYGDDVSVIDNGALAGKSFRVAYQENTDLILGKSFRGKSFPLLIKLIDAKEKLSVQVHPDDSYAEKYDPQNAGKKEAWTVLQAEPGSKLVCGFLNATSRDEFQSLVEQNRAEEILRQISVREGDSFLLNPGRIHAIGAGILLMEVQQSSDSTYRVYDYGRPRELHLQKALDVLDYKGPNEEDYLKPQPKSWDNGKRFRLTANDKFLMETLEVSEKGKSFLIPNLYKESVFQILMVLQGGIKIEGEELFSGDTILLTASGLENGIEAIAASDFVKLSISGPGSDWGVYKD; the protein is encoded by the coding sequence ATGCAGAAGGTCATCCGATTTAAACCCATCTACAAAGAAAGAATTTGGGGCGGTAGAAAACTCGCTTATTTTCCGGGAAGAACGATTCCCGAAGGAAACATCGGTGAATCTTGGGAAATTTCCGATTATGGAGACGACGTTTCGGTAATCGACAACGGAGCCTTGGCCGGAAAATCATTCCGCGTCGCTTATCAGGAAAATACGGATTTGATTCTTGGAAAATCCTTTCGAGGAAAGTCATTTCCTCTTTTGATCAAACTCATAGACGCAAAGGAAAAACTTTCGGTTCAAGTTCATCCCGACGATTCATACGCGGAAAAATACGATCCGCAGAACGCGGGAAAAAAAGAAGCCTGGACGGTTTTGCAGGCGGAGCCCGGATCCAAACTTGTATGCGGTTTTTTGAATGCGACTAGTCGGGATGAATTTCAATCTCTCGTCGAACAAAACCGTGCGGAAGAAATTCTAAGACAGATTTCCGTTCGAGAAGGGGACTCCTTTCTTCTTAATCCCGGAAGGATTCACGCGATCGGTGCGGGAATCCTTTTGATGGAAGTGCAACAATCCTCCGATTCCACGTATCGTGTTTACGACTACGGAAGGCCGAGAGAACTCCATCTTCAAAAAGCTTTGGACGTATTGGACTATAAGGGTCCGAACGAAGAGGATTATCTAAAACCTCAGCCGAAGTCATGGGATAACGGAAAACGATTTCGTCTAACGGCAAACGACAAGTTTTTAATGGAAACCCTAGAGGTTTCCGAAAAAGGAAAATCATTCCTCATTCCGAATTTATACAAAGAATCCGTGTTTCAGATCTTGATGGTTCTTCAAGGTGGAATCAAGATCGAAGGAGAGGAACTTTTTTCCGGGGATACGATTTTGCTGACTGCATCGGGTCTTGAAAACGGAATCGAAGCGATCGCCGCGAGCGACTTCGTAAAACTTTCTATTTCCGGTCCCGGCTCCGATTGGGGAGTTTACAAAGACTGA
- a CDS encoding HNH endonuclease, whose product MESEEPVVWISEEELAKQRRIAKDLRKTPWWKKKKANGICHYCGKKFSPEDLTMDHLIPLAKGGKSIKANLVPACKECNFAKKNKLPFEFESDSSGNTD is encoded by the coding sequence ATGGAATCCGAAGAACCCGTCGTCTGGATCAGCGAAGAAGAGCTGGCAAAACAAAGAAGGATTGCAAAGGATCTTCGCAAAACCCCGTGGTGGAAAAAGAAAAAGGCAAACGGGATCTGTCACTACTGCGGAAAAAAATTCTCACCCGAAGATCTTACTATGGATCATTTGATTCCTCTTGCAAAGGGTGGAAAGTCGATCAAAGCAAATCTGGTTCCCGCTTGTAAGGAATGTAATTTTGCGAAAAAGAACAAACTTCCGTTTGAGTTCGAATCGGATTCTTCCGGAAATACGGATTGA
- a CDS encoding DUF1292 domain-containing protein — MMETDRDDEFSEHEESGQETVQLLDEDGNPHSFIIAEAIEIDENQYLLLTPVLEEDLELINLDVSSIKGEDNAGYFAVRLEADEYGEDRLIEVRNKRELEDILSELNVDIV; from the coding sequence ATGATGGAAACCGATCGGGATGACGAATTTAGCGAGCACGAAGAATCCGGACAGGAAACCGTTCAGCTTTTGGACGAGGACGGAAATCCCCATAGTTTTATCATAGCCGAAGCGATCGAGATCGACGAAAATCAATATCTTCTTTTGACTCCGGTTTTGGAGGAGGATTTGGAACTCATCAATTTGGATGTGAGTTCCATCAAAGGCGAGGACAATGCGGGTTACTTTGCGGTTCGTTTGGAAGCGGACGAATACGGAGAAGATCGGTTGATCGAAGTTCGCAACAAACGAGAACTGGAAGACATACTTTCTGAATTGAACGTGGATATTGTTTAA
- the eat gene encoding ethanolamine permease, which translates to MSSSLQKVLGPFHLWGISVGLVISGDYFGWNLGWTHSNFWEFLTAVSIVAVFYSCFSLCFTELATSIPHAGGPSAYAHIALGPIGGLIAGFFTLVEFVLAPPAIASALGGYFHFLIPSIGEGVASNGFFILLLGINLLGIKQTARFELFVTLTAVFGLIFYLVLIFPHFDAGRITAFSTFSFWNLFPALPYAIWFFLAVEGVAMAAEEVKNPEKNIPKGYLSGIGTLVLLAFGVLFGTAGVVSTGEISKLDYPLSFTLGILYGPSSWITRIFTGIGLFGLVASLLGIILGYSRQIYALAKEGFLPKSLAHLNPKTKSPNFAIITGGVIGLIALQFGNTGELITLSAFGACGMYCISMISFFILRIKNPNQQKPYHVPLYPLLPIVAILLGFLCFIILAIYNSFLFYLLDFGFFVTFFLYWGRQGFNIRKIPHSSLSPEKEEIPLSRGDTDF; encoded by the coding sequence ATGTCTTCCTCCTTACAAAAAGTTCTCGGGCCGTTTCATCTCTGGGGAATCTCGGTAGGACTCGTGATCTCCGGAGATTATTTTGGATGGAATCTCGGTTGGACACATTCCAATTTTTGGGAATTCTTAACCGCGGTTTCGATCGTCGCCGTTTTTTATTCCTGCTTCTCCCTTTGTTTTACCGAACTGGCTACGTCGATCCCGCACGCGGGAGGACCTTCCGCATACGCTCACATCGCGTTGGGTCCGATCGGCGGCTTGATCGCCGGATTTTTTACTCTTGTCGAATTTGTTTTGGCTCCACCGGCGATCGCATCCGCGCTCGGCGGATACTTTCATTTTTTGATTCCTTCGATCGGAGAAGGTGTTGCGTCTAACGGATTTTTTATTCTTCTTTTAGGAATCAATCTTCTTGGCATCAAACAAACGGCGCGATTTGAATTGTTTGTAACCTTGACGGCGGTTTTTGGTCTCATCTTCTACTTGGTTCTGATCTTTCCCCATTTCGATGCGGGCAGGATTACGGCTTTTTCTACATTCTCTTTTTGGAATTTATTTCCTGCTCTACCGTATGCGATCTGGTTTTTTCTCGCTGTGGAAGGAGTTGCTATGGCCGCGGAAGAAGTCAAAAATCCCGAAAAAAACATTCCCAAAGGATATCTTTCCGGGATCGGAACCTTGGTCCTTTTGGCTTTTGGAGTTTTATTTGGCACCGCCGGAGTCGTTTCTACGGGAGAAATTTCCAAATTAGACTATCCTCTATCATTTACATTAGGAATTCTTTATGGTCCTTCTTCATGGATCACCCGGATCTTTACCGGAATCGGCCTCTTTGGTTTAGTCGCTTCGCTGCTCGGAATCATTCTCGGGTATTCCAGACAAATCTATGCGTTGGCAAAGGAGGGATTTCTGCCGAAATCTCTTGCGCATCTGAATCCGAAAACAAAATCGCCGAATTTTGCGATCATCACGGGCGGCGTCATCGGTTTGATCGCTCTACAATTTGGAAACACGGGGGAATTGATCACTCTTTCTGCGTTCGGAGCCTGTGGGATGTACTGCATCAGCATGATTTCCTTTTTTATTTTGAGAATCAAAAACCCAAATCAACAAAAACCGTATCATGTTCCCTTGTATCCTCTTCTTCCGATCGTGGCGATCCTTTTGGGCTTCCTTTGTTTTATTATATTAGCGATTTATAATTCTTTTTTATTTTACTTGTTGGACTTCGGATTTTTTGTCACTTTTTTTCTTTATTGGGGCAGGCAAGGCTTTAATATCCGAAAAATTCCCCATTCCTCCCTTTCACCGGAAAAAGAGGAAATCCCTCTTTCAAGAGGGGATACTGATTTTTAG
- a CDS encoding motility protein A → MNPTIVGLSVALFSVLIAILLEGAHFLSFFKVSAILLIIGGTAGATFASFSLEQIKDLILNLQSAVFPRRKLPLGELFLDFAERARKNGLLSLEDNLKSIQDPFLQRGVQLIVDGTDPRAVEEILFESALAMEDKEANSAKILETAGGFSPTVGIIGTVMGLVGVLENLGAGTRALGEGIATAFIATFYGIAFANLLFFPLANRIKSWSKEQSDRRQAIIRGVIALQSGDNRRILMERMMPFIG, encoded by the coding sequence ATGAATCCCACGATCGTTGGTCTTTCCGTCGCGCTCTTTTCCGTCTTGATAGCGATTCTTTTAGAAGGCGCTCACTTTCTCTCTTTTTTCAAAGTCTCCGCGATCTTACTCATTATTGGAGGGACGGCGGGCGCAACCTTCGCAAGCTTTTCCCTCGAACAAATCAAAGACCTGATTTTAAATCTTCAATCTGCCGTTTTCCCCAGACGCAAACTTCCTCTTGGCGAACTGTTTTTGGATTTTGCGGAACGCGCGCGTAAAAACGGGCTTCTCTCTCTTGAAGACAATCTCAAATCCATCCAAGATCCGTTTCTCCAACGCGGGGTTCAACTGATCGTGGACGGAACCGATCCCAGGGCGGTCGAAGAAATTCTTTTCGAATCCGCGCTCGCGATGGAAGACAAGGAAGCAAATTCCGCAAAAATCTTAGAAACCGCAGGCGGATTTTCTCCTACCGTGGGAATCATCGGAACCGTCATGGGACTCGTCGGAGTTCTGGAAAACTTAGGCGCCGGCACACGCGCTCTTGGCGAGGGAATCGCGACCGCATTTATTGCGACCTTTTATGGAATTGCATTTGCAAACCTTCTTTTTTTCCCTCTCGCCAATCGGATCAAGTCTTGGTCCAAGGAACAATCCGATCGGAGACAAGCCATCATTCGTGGAGTCATCGCGCTTCAAAGCGGAGACAATCGCCGTATCCTTATGGAAAGAATGATGCCGTTTATCGGGTGA
- a CDS encoding cellulose synthase family protein, giving the protein MVYLYKKNHAYCESEPDRILDVNDPNLPVVTVQLPIYNEFYVVDRLIETTVALKYPKDKLEIQLLDDSTDETIEKSRNLINHYKSLGFDIHHLHRSGAERTGHKAGALEAGMKVARGEYIAIFDADFMPDPDFLIKTVPYFEDPQIGMVQVRWGHINADYNVLTKAQSFGIDGHFMIEQVARNGSHLWMNFNGTAGIWKKECIVDSGGWEHDTLTEDFDLSYRAEMKGWKFRYFKDIECKAEIPAMISAYKSQQFRWCKGSIQTAVKLLPRILRADLPWRIKSEAIVHLINYSVHPLMVINILFSAPLLLMDYWSGFSFYDLPIEILMGTAAILSVGSIGPMIFYAYSQKTLHKDWKKRMIYLPVLIMIGTGIAIVNTRAWLEAILGIQSSFKRTPKLKIEKSTDVLKERLKYTVPLDFHVVLEFMMGFYCLGTVVLSFMLGKPQIVGFLVIYAIGFFYVGYLSLKEALWNLGASKEKSAEELPAQA; this is encoded by the coding sequence ATGGTATATCTCTACAAAAAGAATCACGCTTATTGCGAATCGGAACCGGATCGGATTTTGGATGTCAATGATCCCAATCTTCCGGTCGTAACGGTGCAGCTTCCGATTTACAACGAATTCTACGTTGTGGATCGTTTGATCGAAACCACGGTCGCTCTCAAATATCCAAAGGATAAGCTTGAAATTCAGCTTTTGGATGATTCTACGGACGAGACGATCGAGAAATCCAGAAATCTCATCAATCATTATAAATCTCTCGGATTCGACATTCATCATCTCCACAGGTCTGGGGCGGAACGCACCGGTCACAAAGCGGGTGCTCTCGAAGCGGGAATGAAGGTCGCGCGCGGGGAATACATCGCCATTTTTGACGCCGACTTTATGCCGGATCCTGACTTTCTGATTAAAACAGTTCCTTACTTTGAAGATCCGCAAATCGGAATGGTTCAGGTTCGTTGGGGACATATCAACGCGGATTATAACGTACTTACTAAGGCGCAGTCTTTTGGAATCGACGGTCACTTTATGATCGAGCAGGTCGCTCGGAACGGTTCCCACCTTTGGATGAACTTCAACGGTACTGCGGGAATCTGGAAAAAAGAATGTATTGTGGATTCCGGCGGATGGGAGCACGACACCCTGACCGAGGATTTTGATCTTTCCTACCGTGCAGAAATGAAGGGTTGGAAATTCCGTTATTTTAAGGATATCGAATGTAAGGCAGAAATCCCAGCGATGATTTCGGCATACAAATCCCAGCAGTTCCGTTGGTGCAAGGGTTCGATTCAGACTGCAGTCAAACTTCTTCCAAGAATTCTTCGCGCGGATCTTCCTTGGAGAATCAAGTCGGAAGCCATCGTTCACTTGATCAATTATTCGGTTCACCCGTTGATGGTGATCAATATTCTTTTCAGCGCTCCTTTGCTTCTGATGGACTACTGGTCCGGGTTCAGTTTCTACGATCTTCCGATCGAGATTTTGATGGGAACCGCGGCAATTCTCTCGGTTGGATCGATCGGACCGATGATTTTCTATGCCTATTCTCAAAAAACTCTTCATAAAGATTGGAAGAAAAGAATGATCTATCTTCCCGTTTTGATCATGATTGGAACTGGAATTGCAATCGTAAATACGAGGGCTTGGTTGGAAGCCATTCTTGGGATTCAGTCTTCTTTCAAACGCACTCCGAAACTCAAAATTGAGAAAAGCACCGATGTTTTGAAAGAAAGACTGAAATACACGGTTCCTTTGGATTTCCATGTAGTATTGGAATTTATGATGGGATTCTATTGTTTGGGAACCGTAGTTCTTTCCTTTATGCTTGGAAAACCGCAAATCGTGGGATTCCTGGTCATCTATGCGATCGGATTCTTCTATGTAGGATATCTTTCTCTCAAAGAGGCTCTCTGGAACCTCGGAGCATCGAAAGAGAAATCCGCGGAAGAACTTCCCGCTCAAGCATAA
- a CDS encoding oxidoreductase, producing the protein MKPSAFTIKPGLVHGKFSRKTVLEEPFTLFPEPGALYLKEFPTRVRAGEPLLRQSVGTLLSPVDGIASLIQGEHSTKIRIVQDGSFQLTGETPSDHSSLTLAQALERMDELGLVSLDFSDTTLSSLFKTFRSSFIVLSPYTKTQSVDFQKILMEEFKDFHIQFLESISSWFPKAVVKDFILSPVPFRKYEYPAGFPEYFAIKALDQKIFQKENILYLGPETLYHLYRALFKKIPFIERHISIYYVGKNGGIKKEESPIKCRDGQSLSFLLQEKKTEYPNFTFNSFFDGGEFYSSSEEYYLDIHKHHSVIFVSGKIREQNELPCIECGECTYNCPLECNPIALVTGQGQFSSSACISCGICTFLCPSGISLRDRIQTVKNETKEMQNV; encoded by the coding sequence TTGAAGCCATCCGCTTTTACTATCAAACCAGGATTGGTCCACGGTAAGTTTTCCCGTAAGACCGTCCTGGAAGAACCCTTCACATTGTTTCCCGAGCCGGGAGCTTTATACCTAAAAGAATTTCCGACCCGTGTACGCGCGGGCGAGCCTCTGCTTAGGCAATCTGTGGGAACTCTTCTTTCGCCTGTGGATGGAATTGCAAGTCTGATCCAAGGAGAACATTCAACAAAGATCAGGATCGTTCAGGATGGAAGTTTTCAACTTACCGGAGAAACCCCGTCGGATCATTCGTCTCTGACTTTGGCACAAGCCTTGGAAAGAATGGACGAACTCGGTCTTGTATCTCTCGATTTTTCGGATACCACTCTTTCTTCCTTATTTAAAACCTTTCGGTCTTCTTTCATTGTCCTTTCTCCTTATACAAAAACTCAGTCTGTAGATTTTCAAAAAATTCTCATGGAAGAATTTAAAGATTTTCACATTCAATTTTTAGAATCTATTTCGAGTTGGTTTCCCAAAGCCGTTGTAAAGGATTTTATCCTTTCCCCGGTTCCGTTTCGTAAATACGAATATCCGGCTGGTTTTCCGGAGTATTTCGCGATCAAAGCTCTTGATCAAAAAATATTCCAAAAAGAAAATATTCTTTATCTCGGTCCAGAGACTTTATATCATCTCTACCGCGCGCTTTTTAAAAAAATTCCGTTTATCGAAAGACATATCAGCATCTACTACGTGGGTAAAAACGGAGGAATTAAAAAAGAGGAATCTCCGATCAAGTGTAGAGACGGGCAGAGTCTTAGTTTTCTTCTTCAGGAAAAAAAGACTGAATATCCGAATTTTACATTTAATTCTTTTTTTGACGGAGGAGAATTTTATTCTTCGTCCGAAGAGTACTATCTCGATATCCACAAACATCATTCCGTCATTTTTGTTTCCGGTAAAATTAGAGAGCAAAACGAACTCCCTTGTATCGAATGTGGAGAATGCACTTACAATTGTCCTTTGGAATGCAATCCGATCGCTCTTGTAACGGGACAGGGTCAATTTTCATCCAGTGCATGCATTTCATGCGGGATCTGCACCTTTCTTTGTCCTTCGGGAATTTCTCTGAGAGATCGAATTCAAACCGTTAAAAACGAAACCAAGGAGATGCAGAATGTCTGA